Part of the Streptomyces sp. NBC_01353 genome, GGCGCCTCGCGCCGCTGGAGTACGAGATACCGCAACAGGCCCAGGGCGTGTTCCGGCGCGCGGCGGCCCGGCGGGGCGGCGGGACGGTGCTCGACCTGTGCTGCTCGTACGGGATCAACGCCGCGCTCCTGAACCATGACGTCACCCTGGCCGAGCTGTACGCGCGCTACACCGATCCGGCGGTCGGCGGGCTGACCTCCGCCGAACTCGCCGTACAGGACAAGGAGTTCTACGCCGCCCGGCGCCGCTCGGACGCCGCGCCGGTCATCGGGCTCGATGTCGCAGGACACGCGCTGCGGTACGCCCGCGAGGTCGGGCTCCTCGACGACGCCTTCGCGGAGAACCTGGAGGAGGGCGCGCCACCGAGCCCCCGGCTGCGGGCCGCGATGGCCGACGTCGGTCTGATCACGCTGACCGGCGGCGGCAGCTATCTCACCCGGCGTACCTTCGCCGCCCTCCTCGAATGGGCTGGGCGACCGGTGCGGGTGAGCGCGTTCGTCCTGCGTACGGTCTCGTACCGGCCGATCGCCGAGTGTCTGGCGGCCTACGGTCTGCGGACCGTCGCCGATCCGTCGCGGACGTATCCGCAGCGACTGTTCACCGACGCCGGTGAGCAACGCTTCGCCGTCGAGGCGGTCCGGGCGCTGGGGGCGGACCCGGCGGGGCGCGAGTCGGAGGGCCGGTTCCACACGGTGCTGTACGAGTCGGTGCCGGCGGACACGGCCTAGGGGGCGGGGGCCGGGGCCGGCCCTCTAGGGGCGCCGTTCGACGAGGACCGCGGCCACGTCGTCGTCGAGGGCGCCCGAGCCGTAGTCGGCCAGGTCCTCGTGGAGCAGGGAGAGGAGGGGCTCGCCCGGCTCCGCCACCCACTGGGACATCCGCTCCTCCAGGGGGTAGAAGGTGCCGGCGCGGTCGCGGGTCTCGCTGACTCCGTCGGTGAACAGCAGCAGCCGGTCCCCCGACACGAAGGGAACCTCCTCCACCCGGTGGTGGGCGGGGAGCAGGCCGGACAGGTTGACCGGCAGGGACGGGTCGGCGAACTCGACGGGCCGTACGCGGGTGCCGTGCTGGAGCAGGGGGGCGGGGTGGCCGCAGCTGAGGAGGCATGCGACGTCGCCGTCGTCGGGGATCTCGACGAGGACGACGGTGGCGAAGCGTTCGGCCGCGTCGGAGTCGGGGTCCCAGGCGCCGTAGCGGCCGAGGCCCTCCTCCAGCCGGGCGGCGAGGGCGCACAGGTCCGGGGCGTCGTAGACCGCCGCGCGGAAGGAGCCCAGCAGCACGGAGGCGGTCTCGACCGCGCCGAGCCCCTTGCCCTGGACGTCGCCGAGCATCAGCCGTACGGCGCCGGGCACGCGTACGGCTTCGTAGAAGTCACCGCCGATCCGGGCCTTGGCGGCAGCGGCGACGTACAGCAGGTGGAGGTCGACGGGGCCGAGCCGGGGCGGAAGCGGGCGGAGCACCACCCGTTGGACGACGTCGGCGATGGCGGTGACCTCGCGCAGGTTCCGCTCGTAGCGCACCCTGGCCCGGCTCACCCAGACGGCGACCGCGGTCACCGCCGCCAGAGCCAGTTCGTTGGCGAGAACGACGGGATAGAACGGCTCACCGCTGTCCACCGCGAGCACCCCACCCACTGCCATGGCGAGCAGACCGATGAGGGCGGTACCCCGGACGCTCCAGGTGACGGCGGCGAGCGCGGGCGCGGCGGCCAGGAGCCGGTCGTAGCGCTCCGCGTCGTCGGTGAGGGAGTCGGCCAGCACCGTCAGGATCATGACCAGGACGGGGAGCGCCCGGCCGATGTTGATCTGCGTACGCGGCCGGGAGAGGGAACGGCCGCGGTGATCACCTGAGGGCATTTGGTGATCGTACGCAGTGAGTGTGGCGGGGGCCGGGCGCCGGGACCGGGCGTGTCCGCGACGGGGCCGGGCGCAGGCACGAGGCGTGTCCGCGCCGGGACCCGGAGCAGGCACGAGGCGTGTCCGCGCCGGGACCCGGAGCAGGCACGAGGCGTGTCCGCGCCGGGCAGGGGGCGTGGGCCGGTCAGGACTGGGGCACGGGCGGGGCCACCTCCGGCTCCTTCGCGGGTGCGGCGCGACCGGGCAGCCCGAGTGCGGCCGCCGCGCCGAGCGTCGCGACGGCGGCCAGGGCCAGGAACGTGGTCTGCATCGCGGGCACGAAATGGGCGTTGGCGTCGAGCGTCATCAGCAGCGTCGCGGTGGCGACGCCGAGCGCCGGACCGACGTTCATGGCGGTCTGCTGGAGCCCGCCGGCGACTCCGGCCTCGGCCACCGGCGCCCGGTGCACGACGACGGCGGTGGCGGTGGCCATGACCGTGCCGAACCCGGCGCCCAGCAGGGCGAAGCAAGTACCGGTCGGCAACGCCGTCGCCGATGCGTCGAGCCGGGAGAGCAGCAGCACGCCGAGGGCGAGCAGCGCGCCCCCGCCGACCGTCGTGCGGCGGGCGCCGAACCGGCGTTGCAGCAGGGCGGCGGCCGGTGCGCCGACCACCATCATCACGGCCAGGGGCAGCACCCACAGCGCGCTCGACAGCGGGTCGAGTCCACGGACGTCCTGAAGGAAGTAGGTCGCCACGAAGAGCGAGCCGAAGAGGGCGGCCGACGCGGCCAGGAGCGTGACGAGCCCGGCCACGACGGGCCGGGACCGCAGGAGGACCGGCGGCACGAGCGGACGGGCGGTGCGCCGTTCGTGCCGGGCGAAGGCCGCTCCGGCCGCGACTGCGGCGCCGAGGGCGAGCGTGGTCATCGTGGTCCAGCCGGACTCCGGCGCCGCCACGAGCACCTGGACCAGACAGCCCAGGGTGACGGCGAGCAGCACGGCGCCGGGCAGGTCGAGTGAGGCGAGGGTGGCGCCGCGCGGACGCGGCGCGGATTGAACGGACGCGGGGGCCACGGCCGGGGCGGGGACCGCGAGGGCAAGGACTCCGATCACGACGGCCGGGATCGCGGTGAGTACGAAGACGGACCGCCAGCCGTAGCCGGTGACCAGCGCGCCGCCGATGAGCGGCCCCGCCGCCGCGGCGAGACCGATCGCGCTGGTGCGCAGGGCGATCGGCATGGCCAGCCGGTCGGGCGGGAAGGCGGCGCGCAGCATTCCCAGCGTGGCTGGTTGCAGGAGCGCCCCGCACACGCCCTGGAGCACGCGAAGGCCGATCACCCAGCCGATCCCCGGGGCGAGCGCGATGCCCGCCGACGCGGCGGCGAAGCCGAGCGTCCCGAGGGCGAAGAGCCGCCGGTGGCCGTAGCGGTCGCCGAGCCGGCCCGCGAAGACGAGCAGGCTCGCGACGGCGACGAGATAGCCGGTGCTGGTCCACTGGACCTGGGCGAAGCTCGCGCCGAGGTCGTGCTGAAGGGCCGGCTGCGCGAGGGTGAGCACGGTGCCGTCGAGCGCGACGACCGCGGCGCCGACGACGCTGCAGGCGAGGGTCAGATGCCGTTGCCGTATCACCGCGTACGTCCCTCGGGGCCGAGGTGGGCGTCGAGGGCGGCCAGGAGCAGCGGCTCCACGTCGTCCGTACGGGCGGCCAGCTGGAGGCTGCCCCAGCCCCAGAGCTGGGCGATGCCGTGCAGGTTCGCCCAGAGCGCGGCCGCCACCGCGGCCGGTTCGAGGCCCGGGCCGGTCTCCGGGCGGGCGCGGGCGACGAGCCGGGCGAGGAGGTCGAAGAGCGG contains:
- a CDS encoding PP2C family protein-serine/threonine phosphatase produces the protein MPSGDHRGRSLSRPRTQINIGRALPVLVMILTVLADSLTDDAERYDRLLAAAPALAAVTWSVRGTALIGLLAMAVGGVLAVDSGEPFYPVVLANELALAAVTAVAVWVSRARVRYERNLREVTAIADVVQRVVLRPLPPRLGPVDLHLLYVAAAAKARIGGDFYEAVRVPGAVRLMLGDVQGKGLGAVETASVLLGSFRAAVYDAPDLCALAARLEEGLGRYGAWDPDSDAAERFATVVLVEIPDDGDVACLLSCGHPAPLLQHGTRVRPVEFADPSLPVNLSGLLPAHHRVEEVPFVSGDRLLLFTDGVSETRDRAGTFYPLEERMSQWVAEPGEPLLSLLHEDLADYGSGALDDDVAAVLVERRP
- a CDS encoding MFS transporter, giving the protein MIRQRHLTLACSVVGAAVVALDGTVLTLAQPALQHDLGASFAQVQWTSTGYLVAVASLLVFAGRLGDRYGHRRLFALGTLGFAAASAGIALAPGIGWVIGLRVLQGVCGALLQPATLGMLRAAFPPDRLAMPIALRTSAIGLAAAAGPLIGGALVTGYGWRSVFVLTAIPAVVIGVLALAVPAPAVAPASVQSAPRPRGATLASLDLPGAVLLAVTLGCLVQVLVAAPESGWTTMTTLALGAAVAAGAAFARHERRTARPLVPPVLLRSRPVVAGLVTLLAASAALFGSLFVATYFLQDVRGLDPLSSALWVLPLAVMMVVGAPAAALLQRRFGARRTTVGGGALLALGVLLLSRLDASATALPTGTCFALLGAGFGTVMATATAVVVHRAPVAEAGVAGGLQQTAMNVGPALGVATATLLMTLDANAHFVPAMQTTFLALAAVATLGAAAALGLPGRAAPAKEPEVAPPVPQS